In Campylobacter mucosalis, a single window of DNA contains:
- a CDS encoding CinA family protein produces the protein MKHAMLIVGDDLLINSPYMDYIFKSYKEYFGEIGSIKFQSKNSELLFVVESLTSEFESICIFCSNESFATMGKILATLSGDTLELGENETLITKGAIASKNGSFLINLNGVFINLINATPTQKLSEILIPFNKENVYFSLLDIDKDSAKILLDPLIKPYKITLTFSEIAPKWLLIKAKKDDKLSQMDTFLQGVKNLFSQKMIYGRDQVEFIAKILMKNGLKITFAESCTAGLCAFKFTKYSGASACLDGSLITYSNDIKHEWLGVENYVLDTQGAVSEECVRQMLEGALNASKADFSLAISGIAGPSGGSDEKPVGTVFVGAMNKSKKSVIKRLQLDGNREYIREQSAMSAYACLLRLEPELFFTE, from the coding sequence ATGAAACACGCAATGCTTATTGTTGGCGATGATCTACTCATAAATTCGCCCTATATGGACTATATTTTTAAAAGTTACAAAGAGTATTTTGGTGAGATTGGGTCTATTAAATTTCAAAGCAAAAACAGTGAACTTTTGTTTGTAGTAGAGAGTTTAACCAGCGAATTTGAAAGCATTTGCATATTTTGTTCTAACGAGAGCTTTGCGACTATGGGCAAAATTTTAGCTACCTTAAGTGGCGATACGCTTGAGCTTGGAGAAAATGAAACACTAATCACAAAAGGTGCGATAGCCTCTAAAAATGGTAGTTTTTTGATAAATTTAAATGGAGTTTTTATAAATTTAATAAACGCAACGCCAACTCAAAAACTATCTGAAATTTTAATCCCATTTAACAAAGAAAATGTATATTTTAGCCTACTTGATATAGATAAAGATAGTGCCAAAATTTTACTTGATCCGCTTATAAAACCATATAAAATCACGCTTACGTTTAGCGAAATAGCGCCAAAATGGCTACTCATAAAGGCCAAAAAGGACGACAAGTTAAGCCAAATGGATACATTTTTACAAGGGGTGAAAAATCTATTTTCACAAAAGATGATTTATGGCAGAGATCAGGTAGAATTTATAGCAAAAATTTTAATGAAAAATGGGCTAAAAATCACATTTGCTGAGTCTTGTACAGCTGGACTTTGTGCGTTTAAATTTACAAAATACAGCGGTGCATCAGCTTGTCTTGATGGCTCACTTATAACCTACTCAAACGACATAAAACACGAGTGGCTTGGCGTGGAAAACTATGTTTTAGACACGCAAGGAGCTGTTAGCGAGGAGTGTGTAAGACAAATGTTAGAAGGGGCATTAAACGCGAGTAAAGCCGACTTTTCACTAGCAATAAGTGGCATAGCAGGACCAAGTGGCGGAAGCGATGAAAAGCCGGTAGGAACGGTGTTTGTGGGTGCTATGAATAAGAGTAAAAAAAGCGTGATAAAAAGGCTACAACTAGATGGCAACAGAGAATACATCAGGGAGCAAAGTGCAATGAGTGCATACGCTTGTTTGCTCAGGCTTGAGCCCGAGCTATTTTTTACTGAGTGA
- a CDS encoding rhodanese-like domain-containing protein encodes MKWILLLSFFVVSVFARITHVEATPSNIANVKQLVDIRTEFEIQETGLIEGAVNVVFTKEQDKFYKDKFIDELKQHIDITKPFALICRTGRRSGKVAEWIDSDQFDITHFSGGINELIKNGYKITQ; translated from the coding sequence ATGAAATGGATTTTACTACTATCTTTTTTTGTTGTTAGCGTGTTTGCTCGTATCACGCACGTAGAGGCCACGCCGTCTAATATAGCAAATGTTAAGCAATTAGTTGACATTAGAACGGAGTTTGAGATACAAGAGACAGGACTAATTGAAGGTGCTGTTAATGTTGTGTTTACAAAAGAGCAGGATAAATTCTATAAAGATAAATTTATAGATGAGCTAAAACAGCATATAGACATAACAAAGCCATTTGCTCTAATATGTCGCACTGGCCGTAGAAGCGGTAAAGTAGCAGAGTGGATAGATAGTGACCAGTTTGACATAACTCATTTTAGCGGCGGTATTAACGAGCTTATAAAAAATGGATACAAGATCACTCAGTAA
- the rpsG gene encoding 30S ribosomal protein S7, which translates to MRRRKAPVREVLPDPIYGNKVITKFINALMYDGKKSVATEIMYGAIKAIEKKSGDVKGIDVFNDAIENVKPIMEVKSRRVGGATYQVPVEVRPARQQALAIRWLITFARKRSERTMIEKLANELFDAANSKGASYKKKEDTYKMAEANKAFAHYRW; encoded by the coding sequence ATGAGAAGAAGAAAAGCCCCTGTAAGGGAAGTTTTACCTGATCCAATATATGGAAATAAAGTAATCACTAAATTTATTAACGCATTAATGTATGACGGCAAAAAAAGTGTCGCTACTGAGATTATGTATGGTGCTATCAAGGCTATTGAAAAAAAGAGTGGTGACGTTAAGGGTATAGACGTATTTAATGACGCTATTGAGAACGTAAAGCCTATAATGGAAGTTAAATCACGCCGTGTTGGTGGTGCAACTTATCAAGTTCCAGTTGAGGTTCGCCCAGCTCGCCAACAAGCACTAGCTATCCGCTGGTTAATCACTTTTGCAAGAAAAAGAAGCGAAAGAACAATGATTGAAAAACTAGCAAACGAACTATTTGACGCAGCAAATTCAAAAGGTGCTTCATACAAGAAGAAAGAAGACACTTATAAAATGGCAGAGGCTAATAAAGCATTTGCTCACTATCGCTGGTAG
- a CDS encoding excalibur calcium-binding domain-containing protein — protein MKKLFLFLVFVVIASGAEKYDCSKKYCKQMRSCEEAKHYLNNCGKEHFDRDKDGIPCENVCGR, from the coding sequence ATGAAAAAGCTATTTTTATTTTTGGTTTTTGTAGTTATAGCTAGTGGAGCAGAAAAATATGACTGCTCCAAAAAGTATTGTAAACAGATGAGAAGTTGTGAGGAGGCTAAGCACTACTTAAATAATTGCGGTAAAGAGCATTTTGACAGGGATAAAGACGGGATACCTTGCGAAAATGTATGCGGTAGATAA
- a CDS encoding DoxX family protein, whose protein sequence is MKNFDLGLLFIRLGLGVMLIMHGIAKLLNGVGFVKSLLLKVGLPEFIAYFAYLGEVVAPVMLILGIYVRFGSVLILGTCFTILWLFFAPDLFALTSHGGFKAEIVYLYISMALCLLLSGSGRYAIKRD, encoded by the coding sequence TTGAAAAATTTCGATTTAGGACTGCTTTTTATTAGACTTGGGCTTGGTGTTATGCTTATTATGCACGGCATAGCAAAATTGCTAAATGGTGTTGGTTTTGTAAAGTCACTTTTGCTAAAGGTTGGACTACCAGAATTTATTGCGTATTTTGCATATCTTGGCGAGGTTGTGGCGCCTGTTATGCTTATTCTTGGAATTTATGTGCGTTTTGGATCTGTTTTGATTTTAGGAACTTGCTTTACGATACTATGGTTGTTCTTTGCTCCAGACCTTTTTGCTCTTACATCACATGGCGGTTTTAAGGCAGAGATTGTGTATCTATATATATCTATGGCTCTTTGTTTGCTTCTTAGTGGTAGCGGAAGATATGCGATAAAGCGTGATTAG
- the fusA gene encoding elongation factor G, producing the protein MADRKTPLNKVRNIGIAAHIDAGKTTTSERILFFTGMSHKIGEVHDGAATMDWMEQEKERGITITSAATTCFWKDHQINLIDTPGHVDFTIEVERSMRVLDGAVAVFCSVGGVQPQSETVWRQANKYRVPRMVYVNKMDRVGANFYNVEAQIKNRLKANPVPIQIPIGAEDTFKGVVDLITMKALVWEDDSKPTTFVEKEIPADLVEKAEEYRAKMIEAVAETDDALMDKFFNGEELSVEEIKKGIKAGCLSMKIIPMVCGTSFKNKGVQPLLDAIVDYLPAPDEVEAIKGEYEDGTEVTVDSTDNGEFAGLAFKIMTDPFVGQLTFVRVYRGCLESGSYAYNSAKGKKERIGRLLKMHSNKREEISVLHAGEIGAVVGLKDTLTGDTLASEKDPVILERMDFPEPVISVAVEPKTKADQEKMALALQKLAQEDPSFRVSTDEESGQTIISGMGELHLEIIVDRMLREFKVEAEVGQPQVAYRETIRKTVEQEYKYAKQSGGRGQYGHVFLRIEPLEPASGFEFVNDIKGGVVPKEYIPAVEKGCKEALQNGILAGYPVEDVKVTLYDGSYHEVDSSEMAFKLAASMGFKEGARKAGAVILEPMMKVEVETPEEYMGDVIGDLNKRRGQVNSMDERSGNKIITAFCPLAAMFGYSTDLRSQTQGRATYSMEFDHYEEVPKNVSDEIIKKRNG; encoded by the coding sequence ATGGCAGATAGAAAAACCCCATTAAATAAAGTAAGAAATATCGGTATCGCAGCTCACATTGACGCTGGAAAGACGACGACCAGTGAGAGAATTTTATTCTTTACTGGTATGAGCCACAAAATCGGCGAGGTTCACGATGGTGCTGCTACAATGGACTGGATGGAGCAAGAAAAAGAGCGTGGTATCACAATTACATCTGCTGCTACAACTTGCTTTTGGAAAGATCATCAAATTAACCTAATTGACACTCCGGGACACGTTGACTTTACTATCGAAGTTGAGCGTTCTATGCGTGTTCTTGACGGAGCTGTTGCTGTATTTTGTTCAGTTGGTGGCGTTCAACCTCAGTCAGAAACCGTTTGGAGACAAGCAAATAAATACCGCGTTCCGAGAATGGTTTATGTAAATAAAATGGATAGGGTTGGTGCAAATTTTTACAACGTTGAAGCACAAATCAAAAATCGCTTAAAAGCAAATCCAGTGCCTATTCAAATTCCAATCGGTGCAGAAGATACATTTAAAGGCGTAGTTGATCTAATCACTATGAAAGCGCTAGTTTGGGAAGATGATAGTAAACCAACTACATTTGTAGAAAAAGAAATTCCAGCTGATTTAGTAGAAAAAGCAGAAGAGTATCGTGCAAAAATGATTGAAGCTGTTGCTGAAACTGATGATGCTTTAATGGATAAATTCTTTAATGGCGAAGAGCTAAGCGTAGAAGAGATTAAAAAAGGTATAAAAGCTGGTTGTTTATCGATGAAAATTATACCTATGGTGTGCGGAACTTCATTTAAAAACAAAGGTGTTCAGCCACTACTTGACGCTATTGTTGACTATCTACCAGCTCCTGATGAGGTTGAAGCGATAAAAGGCGAGTATGAAGACGGCACAGAAGTAACTGTTGATAGCACAGATAACGGCGAATTTGCAGGTCTTGCGTTTAAAATTATGACAGACCCATTTGTTGGTCAGCTAACATTCGTTCGCGTATATCGTGGTTGCTTAGAGAGTGGCAGCTATGCTTACAACTCAGCAAAAGGCAAAAAAGAGAGAATCGGTCGTTTACTAAAAATGCACTCAAATAAGCGTGAAGAAATTTCAGTTCTACACGCTGGTGAAATCGGTGCTGTTGTTGGCTTAAAAGACACACTAACTGGCGATACACTAGCTAGTGAAAAAGATCCAGTAATCCTAGAGAGAATGGACTTCCCAGAGCCAGTTATTAGTGTTGCTGTTGAGCCAAAAACAAAAGCTGATCAAGAGAAAATGGCACTTGCACTTCAAAAGTTGGCACAAGAGGATCCAAGCTTTAGAGTTAGCACTGACGAAGAGAGCGGACAGACTATTATTAGTGGTATGGGTGAGCTTCACCTTGAGATTATCGTTGATCGTATGCTTCGTGAATTTAAAGTTGAAGCAGAGGTTGGTCAGCCACAAGTTGCTTACCGCGAAACTATCCGCAAGACTGTTGAGCAAGAGTATAAGTATGCTAAGCAATCAGGCGGTCGTGGTCAGTACGGACATGTATTCTTACGTATCGAGCCACTTGAGCCAGCGAGCGGATTTGAGTTTGTTAATGACATCAAGGGTGGTGTTGTACCAAAAGAGTATATCCCTGCTGTTGAAAAAGGTTGTAAAGAAGCACTTCAAAATGGTATCCTAGCTGGTTATCCAGTTGAGGACGTTAAAGTTACGCTTTATGACGGAAGCTACCACGAGGTGGATAGCTCAGAGATGGCATTTAAACTTGCTGCGTCTATGGGCTTTAAAGAGGGTGCTAGAAAAGCTGGTGCGGTTATCCTTGAGCCAATGATGAAGGTTGAAGTTGAGACACCTGAAGAGTATATGGGCGATGTTATCGGCGATCTTAACAAGCGTCGTGGACAAGTTAACTCAATGGACGAAAGAAGTGGCAACAAAATCATCACAGCTTTCTGCCCACTTGCAGCGATGTTTGGTTACTCAACTGACTTAAGAAGCCAAACGCAAGGTCGTGCTACATATTCAATGGAATTTGACCACTACGAAGAGGTTCCAAAGAACGTTAGTGACGAGATTATCAAAAAGAGAAACGGCTAA
- the iadA gene encoding beta-aspartyl-peptidase produces the protein MLLIKNAKLFSPKFLGQKDILVCSGKIIYIGENLSPNLPNLNIIDATKFIATPGFIDKHIHITGGGGEGSFKTRVPEIMLSKLIEAGITTVVGLLGTDSATRSVENLVAKAKALNEEGVTCYAHTGAYDLKTPTITGDIAKDIAFIDPIIGIKLAISDHRSSSVSRDELAHIVSAGRVAGMLSGKSGHTTLHMGDGQRGLDLVRDVLCEYDIPITFFQPTHVNRNEKLFLQSVEFLKDGGYIDLTCMLGLSPLNAVKRIKDAKICTDKVTISSDGYGSFSSYDLDGRLLKIGVSSVMATMNEFKNFINSGFGIDEALCYFTKNVAKSIALDKKKGEISVGFDADILLFNEDMNLEFVIANGEILKDNNGFMKKGTYE, from the coding sequence ATGTTGCTTATAAAAAATGCCAAACTATTTTCTCCAAAATTTTTAGGACAAAAGGATATTTTGGTTTGCTCGGGCAAGATTATTTACATAGGTGAAAATTTAAGTCCAAATTTGCCAAATTTAAACATCATAGACGCCACTAAATTTATTGCAACGCCTGGTTTTATTGATAAGCATATTCATATTACGGGCGGTGGTGGAGAGGGCAGCTTTAAAACTCGTGTGCCTGAGATAATGCTCTCAAAGCTAATTGAAGCAGGTATAACAACTGTTGTTGGACTGCTTGGAACAGATAGTGCTACAAGAAGCGTTGAAAATTTAGTCGCAAAGGCAAAGGCTTTAAATGAGGAGGGCGTGACTTGCTATGCTCACACTGGTGCTTATGATTTAAAAACTCCAACGATTACTGGCGATATTGCTAAAGACATAGCGTTTATTGATCCAATAATAGGCATAAAATTAGCCATCAGTGATCATCGCTCATCATCTGTAAGTCGCGATGAATTAGCACACATCGTATCTGCTGGTCGCGTTGCTGGTATGCTAAGCGGTAAATCTGGTCACACTACGCTTCATATGGGCGACGGACAACGCGGTTTAGATTTAGTTCGTGACGTTCTTTGTGAGTATGATATACCTATTACTTTTTTTCAGCCAACACACGTAAATCGCAACGAAAAGCTATTTTTACAAAGTGTGGAATTTTTAAAAGATGGCGGATATATCGATCTTACTTGCATGTTGGGGCTTAGTCCGCTTAATGCAGTTAAAAGGATTAAAGACGCAAAAATTTGCACAGACAAAGTCACGATAAGTTCTGATGGTTATGGTAGCTTTTCAAGTTATGATTTGGACGGACGGCTTTTAAAAATCGGAGTTTCTAGTGTTATGGCGACCATGAATGAATTTAAAAATTTTATAAATAGTGGCTTTGGTATAGACGAGGCACTTTGCTATTTTACAAAAAATGTTGCAAAATCTATCGCTCTTGATAAGAAAAAGGGCGAAATTTCAGTTGGTTTTGATGCTGATATTTTGCTGTTTAACGAGGATATGAATTTGGAATTTGTAATTGCAAATGGCGAAATTTTAAAAGATAACAATGGCTTTATGAAAAAAGGGACGTATGAGTAG
- a CDS encoding NAD(P)H-dependent oxidoreductase: MKDYLDIINFRHACKIFDENKKISKDDFRYILEAGRLSPSSTGLEQWDFVVVQNKELREKIKEKSWNQVQVTSCSHLVVILAKISDVKADSKYVSDMIARRPDKTPEAHAQRVEFYKNFLKSNFKDDDELTFNWSHAQCMFAALNMMNAAAFKGIDSCPIEGFEREAIGEILNIDTKKHRVALLVPFGYRLNEQPTKYRRSLDDIVNWIE, from the coding sequence ATGAAAGATTACTTAGATATTATAAATTTTCGTCACGCTTGTAAAATTTTTGACGAAAATAAAAAGATAAGCAAAGATGACTTTAGGTATATCCTAGAGGCTGGCAGACTGAGCCCTAGCTCTACTGGGCTTGAGCAGTGGGACTTTGTGGTTGTTCAAAACAAGGAGCTTAGGGAAAAAATAAAAGAAAAATCGTGGAATCAAGTGCAAGTGACGTCTTGTTCGCATTTGGTTGTAATACTTGCAAAAATTTCTGACGTAAAAGCTGATAGCAAATATGTATCAGATATGATAGCTAGAAGACCCGATAAAACGCCAGAAGCACACGCACAAAGGGTTGAGTTTTATAAAAATTTCTTAAAATCAAATTTTAAAGATGATGACGAGCTAACATTTAACTGGTCACACGCACAGTGTATGTTTGCGGCCTTAAATATGATGAATGCTGCAGCTTTTAAAGGGATAGACAGCTGTCCGATAGAGGGTTTTGAGCGTGAAGCTATAGGGGAAATTTTAAACATTGATACAAAAAAACATAGAGTGGCTTTACTCGTGCCATTTGGATATAGACTAAATGAACAACCAACAAAATATAGAAGAAGCCTTGACGATATCGTAAATTGGATTGAGTAA
- the nhaC gene encoding Na+/H+ antiporter NhaC has protein sequence MEISKTKPTFLQSITPILVMVFGLAVGVGYLKLKVEPILLLSALVAGVIAWRIGYSYSDMQKGIIDKIASSLPALMILWVVGLLIGAWMFSGTIPMLVYYGIEIISPRYLVVTAFVISAIISTVTGTSWGSAGTIGVAIMGIAQGLGVDLAAAAGAVVAGAYFGDKLSPLSDTTNLAPIVAGSELYEHIKHMFYTTIPATIVALLAYYFIGSSAVSGGNISASILSLQNELDKVFDFNIILLLPALLVLAGSFLKWPTIPIMLISSFLSIILGILFQGFSLKSGFISMMTGFNLSMSGVEAEFSKDIIRLINRGGVSSVNSTTILVLCAMGLAGILTVTGMLNVVLSTVMSKVKSATGVIISTIGSCITVAFITGNSYLSIIVPGEMFKDFYKQKNLAAKNLSRTLEDSGTVIVPLIPWSAAGAYMTATLGVNTIEYLPWAVMNYMGVVFAVILAITGIGIARLDGKKD, from the coding sequence GTGGAAATTTCAAAGACAAAGCCAACTTTTTTACAAAGCATTACACCGATTTTAGTAATGGTTTTTGGACTTGCAGTTGGGGTTGGATATTTAAAGCTTAAGGTTGAGCCGATACTTCTGCTTTCGGCGCTTGTTGCAGGTGTGATAGCGTGGCGTATAGGCTACTCTTATAGCGATATGCAAAAGGGTATTATTGATAAGATCGCAAGTTCTTTGCCTGCACTTATGATACTGTGGGTTGTTGGTTTGCTCATCGGTGCTTGGATGTTTTCAGGCACGATACCAATGCTGGTTTATTATGGTATTGAGATTATTAGCCCAAGATATTTAGTCGTTACTGCTTTTGTTATCTCAGCTATTATCTCGACTGTTACAGGGACGTCGTGGGGCTCTGCTGGAACGATAGGCGTGGCAATTATGGGTATCGCACAGGGGCTTGGCGTAGATCTTGCTGCGGCTGCTGGTGCTGTCGTGGCTGGTGCGTATTTTGGAGATAAACTATCTCCACTTTCTGATACGACAAATTTAGCACCAATTGTTGCGGGTTCAGAGCTTTATGAGCATATTAAGCATATGTTTTATACTACTATCCCAGCGACTATCGTTGCGCTTTTGGCATATTATTTTATCGGATCTAGCGCTGTTAGTGGTGGCAACATCTCTGCTTCTATTTTATCGCTTCAAAATGAGCTTGATAAAGTGTTTGATTTTAATATCATACTTTTGCTTCCAGCACTTTTGGTTTTAGCTGGATCGTTTCTAAAGTGGCCAACCATTCCTATTATGCTTATTTCGTCGTTCTTATCGATAATACTTGGTATTTTATTTCAGGGTTTTAGTCTTAAGAGTGGATTTATCTCTATGATGACAGGTTTTAATCTCTCTATGAGTGGTGTTGAAGCCGAATTTTCAAAAGACATTATAAGACTTATAAATAGGGGCGGTGTAAGTTCTGTAAATTCCACTACCATTTTAGTTTTGTGTGCTATGGGTTTGGCTGGTATTTTAACAGTTACAGGTATGCTAAATGTTGTTTTATCAACCGTTATGTCAAAGGTAAAGAGTGCAACTGGTGTGATAATATCAACTATCGGTTCTTGTATCACGGTTGCTTTTATTACGGGAAATTCGTACCTTTCTATCATTGTGCCTGGCGAGATGTTTAAAGATTTTTACAAACAGAAGAATTTGGCAGCAAAAAATCTTTCAAGGACGCTTGAGGATTCTGGAACGGTTATAGTTCCACTAATACCTTGGTCGGCTGCTGGTGCATATATGACTGCTACTCTTGGGGTTAATACGATTGAGTATCTGCCTTGGGCTGTTATGAACTATATGGGAGTTGTTTTTGCGGTGATTTTGGCTATAACTGGTATCGGTATAGCAAGGCTTGATGGCAAAAAGGATTAA
- the rpsL gene encoding 30S ribosomal protein S12, with product MPTINQLVRNERKKVTYKSKSPALKECPQRRGVCTRVYTTTPKKPNSALRKVAKVRLTSGFEVISYIGGEGHNLQEHSIVLVRGGRVKDLPGVKYHIVRGALDTAGVAKRTVSRSKYGAKRPKPGQAAAKK from the coding sequence GTGCCAACCATAAATCAATTGGTCAGAAATGAACGTAAGAAGGTGACTTACAAGTCAAAATCACCTGCACTTAAAGAGTGCCCACAAAGAAGAGGAGTTTGCACAAGAGTTTATACAACAACTCCAAAAAAACCAAACTCAGCCTTAAGAAAAGTTGCCAAGGTTAGATTAACCAGTGGCTTTGAAGTTATTAGCTATATCGGTGGCGAGGGACACAACCTGCAAGAGCACTCAATTGTGTTAGTTCGTGGCGGTAGGGTAAAAGACTTACCAGGTGTTAAGTATCACATTGTTCGTGGTGCACTAGATACTGCTGGTGTTGCAAAAAGAACAGTTTCACGCTCTAAATATGGTGCTAAACGCCCTAAACCAGGTCAAGCAGCAGCTAAGAAGTAA